The stretch of DNA AACCCGAAAGGCTTGCGCCATTCGCTCCAGCGCGGCGGCAATTTTGCTGTCAACGTCTTGATGCTGATGGGCAGGGTCAAAAATAGATGACATGTTTAGAGCTCATTCAAAAGATAATCAACAAGATTAGCCACCGCCAAGCTGTCCAAACCGTCAAAAGCCGGCATGGATATCGGGGCATATTTTTTTGCCAGTTGTTGCAGCCGTTCATCCTGCGCTTGGAAGGCATGGGGCGCCCTGAGATATCGATTCAGAGTTTCGCGACGCCAATGGGCCGCGAGATTGGTGAACGCCGGCCCCTGGGAGGTGCCTTCACCCTTCGCACCATGGCAGGTGCCGCAGCCCCATTCCTGATAAATCACGCCGCCCGCGCTGGCATGCGTTTGCGCCACATCGCTGGTCTGCATAGCGGTGAAGCGCGGGTTGTGGTCGTGGGCGCACGCCAGAAGCGCGCCCGCAACCACAACACTCATCCATAAACGTGGCAAGCTCATTGGCGATAGGTTGAAAAAACGTAATCCTGCGCTTTCTGACCGGCGTGGCAGGCAAAGCAGGCAGTCTTCGCATCGGTGACGACGCGCTCACGGCTGTCGCCCTTGAAACCCTCAAAACCCCAGCCGCCGGTTTCGCCGAATTTTTTGGAATCTTTTTGCATCACGCCGACGACCTTGCGGCTGCCTTCGGAGATGGCGTTGTTCTCCGCCTTGGCCTCGAGCAGATCAAAGACAATCACCGCGCCGTCGGGATACGGCTTGCCGGCCTTCATCGCCTCCA from Cytophagia bacterium CHB2 encodes:
- a CDS encoding cytochrome C yields the protein MKRTSIFILMSSMFMLALGIWAGDNAGQVAYPEGYRQWAHVKAMVLQEGHPLYESFGGIHHVYANAKALEAMKAGKPYPDGAVIVFDLLEAKAENNAISEGSRKVVGVMQKDSKKFGETGGWGFEGFKGDSRERVVTDAKTACFACHAGQKAQDYVFSTYRQ
- a CDS encoding cytochrome c, with protein sequence MSLPRLWMSVVVAGALLACAHDHNPRFTAMQTSDVAQTHASAGGVIYQEWGCGTCHGAKGEGTSQGPAFTNLAAHWRRETLNRYLRAPHAFQAQDERLQQLAKKYAPISMPAFDGLDSLAVANLVDYLLNEL